ATTCGGATATCCCGTTCGCCCACCGGCAGCACCGCCACGATGGGCACTGCTCGCTCATTCACGGGCACAACTGGTCGATCCGCCTGACTTTCGGCGCCCACGAAAACGACGCCAACGGTTTCGTCGTGGACTTCGGTCGATTGCGTTTCCTGCGCGACTGGATCGAGGACAACCTCGATCACGCCTGTGTCTTCAACGAGGATGATCCCCTTCGCGCGACCCTCGTCGCAGCGGCGCCCGACGCTTACCGGGTTTACCTGGTCCCATCGTGCTCCTGCGAAGGACTCGCCCAACACCTTTTCGAGGTCTTTGATCCGATGGTGAGGGCCAGGACAGAGGGACGCGCCTTCCTCATCAAAGTGGAAATCTGGGAAGACTCCCGCAACAGCGCGACCTACCGGCCTCCAGGGGTTTCCTGACGGAGGGTCGCGCTCATGCCGCGCCCTTCAAGGCTCAACAGAACGAAGGGTGGGCGCAACCGCTGAAGGTCACATCAGCCGCGCCAAACCTCAGCGATCCGCTTGCACCGAGCGGCACCGTCTCTTAGAATTGTCCAAGAGGGCCGTAAGGTTCCCAAACTGGCACAGTTCAAGCATTGCTGAAAGAAATATGGTCGCCGCAAAAGAAGATCAGCCTCGTGAGCCG
This window of the Opitutaceae bacterium genome carries:
- a CDS encoding 6-carboxytetrahydropterin synthase; its protein translation is MFTCSKTYSDIPFAHRQHRHDGHCSLIHGHNWSIRLTFGAHENDANGFVVDFGRLRFLRDWIEDNLDHACVFNEDDPLRATLVAAAPDAYRVYLVPSCSCEGLAQHLFEVFDPMVRARTEGRAFLIKVEIWEDSRNSATYRPPGVS